A genomic segment from Pseudomonas sp. S09G 359 encodes:
- the kynB gene encoding arylformamidase: MNPIKTWWDISPPLSTATPTWPGDTPFQEERVWQFGPECPVNVGRITLSPHTGAHVDAPLHYSADGAPIGEVSLDVYMGPCRVLHCLGSGALVQPHQLQGRVDNLPERVLLRTYPQAPLTEWDSNFTAIAPQTIELLASLGVRLIGIDTPSLDPQQSKTMDSHNAVARHGMAILEGIVLDDVPEGDYELIALPLRFANLDASPVRAILRPLKEPTR, translated from the coding sequence ATGAACCCTATAAAAACGTGGTGGGATATCAGCCCGCCCTTGAGTACGGCGACCCCGACCTGGCCGGGGGATACGCCGTTCCAGGAAGAGCGCGTATGGCAGTTCGGCCCGGAGTGCCCGGTGAATGTCGGGCGCATTACGTTGTCACCACACACCGGCGCCCACGTGGATGCGCCGCTGCATTACAGCGCGGACGGTGCGCCGATTGGCGAGGTGTCACTGGACGTGTACATGGGCCCGTGCCGCGTGCTGCATTGCCTGGGCAGCGGCGCGCTGGTGCAGCCGCATCAACTGCAGGGGCGTGTGGATAACTTGCCGGAGCGGGTCCTGCTGCGTACTTATCCACAAGCGCCGCTGACTGAATGGGATTCGAATTTCACCGCTATCGCCCCGCAAACCATCGAGCTGCTCGCCAGCCTGGGCGTGCGCCTGATTGGTATCGACACCCCGTCCCTGGACCCGCAACAGTCCAAGACCATGGATTCCCACAACGCCGTGGCCCGCCATGGCATGGCGATTCTCGAAGGCATCGTGCTCGATGACGTACCGGAGGGCGACTATGAATTGATCGCGCTGCCGCTGCGCTTTGCCAACCTCGACGCCAGCCCCGTCCGCGCCATTCTGCGCCCGCTCAAGGAGCCCACGCGATGA
- a CDS encoding OmpA family protein has product MFTTTRFLFITLLVALLGLGGCQTAPPKGLTPAQVAVLKQQGFELTDDGWAFGLSGKVLFGSDVETLNQPSTDIVQRIGKALLGVGIQRVRVDGHTDASGKEIYNQQLSLRRAKSVATVLTTVGMKDENIQLRGLGSSQPVASNDTAAGRTENRRVSIVVIAD; this is encoded by the coding sequence TTGTTCACCACCACGCGTTTTCTGTTTATCACCCTGCTGGTGGCCCTGCTGGGCCTCGGCGGTTGCCAGACGGCCCCGCCCAAAGGCCTGACGCCGGCGCAAGTTGCGGTCCTCAAACAACAGGGCTTTGAGCTGACCGACGACGGTTGGGCGTTCGGCCTGTCCGGCAAAGTGCTGTTCGGCAGCGACGTCGAAACCCTCAACCAGCCCAGCACCGATATCGTCCAACGCATCGGCAAGGCCCTGCTCGGCGTGGGCATCCAACGCGTGCGCGTCGACGGCCACACCGATGCCTCGGGCAAGGAAATCTACAACCAGCAACTGTCCCTGCGCCGCGCCAAAAGCGTGGCCACGGTGCTGACCACTGTGGGTATGAAAGACGAAAATATCCAACTGCGCGGCCTGGGCAGCAGCCAGCCCGTGGCATCCAATGACACCGCTGCAGGGCGCACCGAGAATCGGCGAGTGTCGATTGTGGTGATTGCGGACTGA
- a CDS encoding CoA-acylating methylmalonate-semialdehyde dehydrogenase yields the protein MNASADISVQQVKLLINGEWVESKTTHWQDIVNPATQQVLAKVPFATADEVNAAIDAAHKAFQTWKLTPIGARMRIMLKLQALIREHSKRIAVVLSAEQGKTIADAEGDIFRGLEVVEHACSIGTLQMGEFAENVAGGVDTYTLRQPIGVCAGITPFNFPAMIPLWMFPMAIACGNTFVLKPSEQDPLSTLLLVELALEAGVPPGVLNVVHGGKDVVDALCTHKDIKAVSFVGSTAVGTHVYDLAGKHGKRVQSMMGAKNHAVVLPDANREHTLNALVGAGFGAAGQRCMATSVVVLVGAAKQWLPDLKALAQKLKVNAGSEAGTDVGPVISKRAKARILELIESGVKEGAKLELDGRDIQVPGFEQGNFVGPTLFSGVTTDMQIYTQEIFGPVLVVLEVATLDEAIALVNANPFGNGTGLFTQSGAAARKFQSEIDVGQVGINIPIPVPVPFFSFTGSRGSKLGDLGPYGKQVVQFYTQTKTVTSRWFDDDTVNDGVNTTINLR from the coding sequence ATGAACGCATCTGCCGATATTTCCGTGCAACAGGTCAAGTTGCTGATCAATGGTGAATGGGTCGAGTCCAAGACCACCCACTGGCAAGACATCGTCAACCCCGCCACCCAGCAAGTGCTGGCCAAAGTCCCGTTCGCTACCGCCGATGAAGTCAACGCTGCCATCGACGCCGCCCACAAAGCCTTCCAGACCTGGAAGCTGACGCCGATCGGCGCCCGCATGCGCATCATGCTCAAGCTGCAAGCGCTGATCCGCGAACATTCCAAACGCATCGCCGTAGTCCTTAGCGCCGAGCAGGGTAAGACCATTGCCGATGCCGAGGGCGATATTTTCCGTGGCCTGGAAGTGGTCGAGCACGCGTGCTCAATCGGCACCTTGCAGATGGGCGAATTCGCCGAAAACGTCGCCGGTGGCGTCGATACCTACACCCTGCGCCAACCTATCGGTGTGTGTGCAGGCATTACCCCGTTCAACTTCCCGGCGATGATTCCGCTGTGGATGTTCCCGATGGCGATTGCCTGCGGTAACACCTTCGTGCTCAAACCTTCCGAGCAAGATCCGTTGTCGACGCTGCTGCTGGTGGAGCTGGCGCTGGAAGCCGGTGTACCGCCTGGCGTGCTCAACGTGGTGCACGGCGGCAAAGATGTGGTGGACGCGCTGTGCACGCACAAAGACATCAAGGCGGTGTCCTTCGTCGGCTCGACCGCCGTCGGCACTCACGTGTACGACCTGGCCGGTAAACACGGCAAGCGCGTGCAGTCGATGATGGGCGCCAAGAACCATGCGGTGGTGCTGCCGGATGCCAACCGTGAACACACCCTCAATGCGCTGGTCGGTGCCGGTTTCGGCGCGGCGGGCCAGCGTTGCATGGCCACTTCGGTGGTGGTGCTGGTGGGCGCGGCCAAGCAATGGCTGCCGGATCTGAAAGCGCTGGCGCAAAAGCTCAAGGTCAATGCCGGCAGCGAAGCTGGCACGGACGTCGGCCCGGTGATTTCCAAGCGTGCCAAGGCCCGCATCCTGGAGTTGATCGAAAGCGGCGTGAAAGAAGGCGCCAAGCTGGAGCTTGATGGCCGCGACATCCAGGTGCCGGGCTTCGAACAGGGCAATTTCGTCGGCCCGACGCTGTTCTCGGGCGTGACCACGGACATGCAGATCTACACCCAGGAAATCTTCGGCCCGGTGCTGGTGGTGCTGGAAGTCGCCACGCTGGATGAGGCCATCGCGCTGGTCAACGCCAACCCGTTCGGCAACGGTACTGGCCTGTTCACCCAAAGCGGCGCGGCGGCGCGTAAGTTCCAGAGCGAAATCGATGTAGGCCAGGTCGGCATCAACATCCCGATCCCGGTGCCGGTGCCCTTCTTCAGTTTCACCGGTTCCCGTGGTTCCAAGCTCGGCGACCTGGGCCCGTACGGCAAGCAAGTGGTGCAGTTCTACACCCAGACCAAAACCGTTACGAGCCGCTGGTTCGACGACGACACGGTCAACGATGGCGTTAACACCACCATCAACTTGCGCTGA
- a CDS encoding diguanylate cyclase domain-containing protein: MSIQTVRPTLRSVIGRGHLILALVAVTLASVSLTLLGVLALRVYAEHNLHLIARSINYTVEAAVVFNDSAAATEALSLIASTEEVAQAEVFDANGKLLAQWIRPETSMLSRVELELAHALLEQPINQPILHQGRTVGSINLTGHGGSLLRFLLSGLAGILICTALSAWVALHLARRLLRGITGPLQSLAAVAHAARSERDFDRRVPPARIAELDSLGSDFNALLGEMEAWQSHLQSENETLAHQANHDSLTGLPNRAFFEGRLIRTLRSAAKAKEQVAVLYLDSDRFKEINDSFGHAAGDAVLVAVAERVRAQLREDDLVARLGGDEFAILLAPLHKVEDAQRIADKIIASMDLPIPVPGNTQVLTSLSIGIAIYPDHGATPGTLLNAADAAMYQAKRQSQGGQHTAEPESPVVNVQHRS; the protein is encoded by the coding sequence ATGAGCATCCAGACAGTCCGACCCACCCTGCGCTCGGTGATCGGCAGGGGGCATTTGATCCTGGCGCTGGTGGCCGTGACGCTGGCCAGTGTGTCCCTGACCCTGCTTGGCGTGCTGGCGCTGCGCGTGTATGCCGAGCACAACCTGCACCTGATCGCCCGCTCCATCAACTACACCGTGGAAGCGGCGGTGGTGTTCAACGACAGCGCGGCAGCCACCGAAGCCCTCAGCCTGATCGCCTCTACCGAAGAAGTGGCCCAGGCCGAAGTGTTCGACGCCAATGGCAAGTTGCTGGCGCAATGGATTCGCCCGGAAACCAGCATGCTGTCTCGGGTCGAACTGGAACTGGCGCACGCCCTGCTCGAACAGCCCATCAACCAGCCGATCCTGCACCAGGGGCGTACTGTCGGCAGTATTAATCTCACCGGTCACGGTGGCAGCCTCTTGCGCTTCCTGCTCAGCGGGCTGGCCGGGATTCTGATCTGCACGGCCCTCAGCGCCTGGGTGGCCCTGCACCTGGCGCGGCGTCTGTTGCGCGGCATCACCGGGCCGCTGCAAAGCCTCGCCGCCGTGGCCCACGCCGCCCGCAGCGAACGGGATTTCGACCGCCGCGTGCCACCGGCGCGAATCGCCGAACTCGACAGCCTGGGCAGCGACTTCAACGCGTTGCTCGGCGAAATGGAAGCCTGGCAAAGCCACCTGCAAAGCGAAAACGAAACCCTCGCGCACCAGGCCAACCACGACAGCCTCACCGGCCTGCCCAACCGTGCATTCTTCGAGGGCCGCCTGATTCGCACCCTGCGCAGCGCCGCCAAGGCCAAGGAACAGGTGGCAGTGCTTTACCTCGACAGCGACCGTTTCAAAGAGATCAATGACAGCTTTGGCCATGCTGCCGGCGATGCCGTGCTGGTCGCCGTCGCCGAGCGTGTGCGGGCGCAACTGCGTGAAGATGACTTGGTGGCGCGCCTGGGCGGTGATGAGTTCGCCATCCTGCTGGCGCCGCTGCACAAGGTCGAAGATGCCCAGCGCATCGCCGACAAGATCATCGCCAGCATGGACCTGCCGATTCCCGTGCCCGGCAACACCCAGGTGTTGACCTCCCTCAGCATCGGCATCGCCATCTACCCCGATCATGGCGCCACCCCCGGCACCTTGCTCAATGCTGCCGACGCAGCGATGTACCAGGCCAAGCGCCAGTCCCAGGGCGGCCAGCATACCGCGGAGCCGGAGAGCCCCGTCGTCAACGTACAACACAGGAGTTGA
- a CDS encoding LysR substrate-binding domain-containing protein, translating to MGQRPPPTPMLQAFVSAAQTGSFARAASELNLTASAISHQIAGLEEWWDVQLFERHSRGVKLTAAGQALLPVTDGFFKALDGVLHSLNPGKSQPLYLACTSSLCSTWLIPRMHGSHTEASFNLDLVLTSADMSGASLEAHQYDVAVVMGYGDYPDHHVELLMRDAVFPVCSPEFLRLKGDISLEDVARYPLIHRVDDQVCPGWESWFAFQGLMAPPYHHGPRFPDSSLAISLAVKGGGVALGRTALVYDQLEDGALVALNSPVMMSPAAYYIICRNGRQSEPDIARLIDWLKIQAAEFLADVRVRHPQIAGAGAV from the coding sequence ATGGGCCAGCGTCCGCCTCCCACACCGATGCTTCAAGCGTTCGTCAGCGCTGCGCAAACGGGTAGTTTTGCGCGCGCAGCGTCTGAGCTTAACCTTACCGCCAGTGCTATCAGTCATCAAATTGCAGGCCTGGAGGAGTGGTGGGACGTGCAGTTGTTTGAGAGGCACTCGCGTGGCGTCAAGCTGACGGCGGCGGGGCAGGCTTTGTTGCCCGTTACCGATGGTTTTTTCAAGGCGCTGGATGGGGTGTTGCATTCACTCAATCCCGGTAAATCCCAACCGTTGTACCTCGCATGTACATCTTCCCTCTGTTCGACGTGGCTGATCCCCAGGATGCATGGCTCTCACACTGAGGCCTCGTTTAACCTTGACTTGGTGTTAACCAGTGCCGATATGAGCGGCGCCAGCCTGGAGGCTCATCAATACGATGTTGCGGTGGTGATGGGTTACGGTGACTACCCGGATCATCATGTCGAACTGCTGATGCGAGACGCGGTGTTCCCGGTTTGTTCGCCGGAGTTCCTGCGGTTGAAGGGGGATATCTCACTGGAGGATGTGGCCCGGTATCCGTTGATTCATCGGGTGGACGATCAGGTGTGCCCGGGGTGGGAAAGCTGGTTTGCGTTCCAAGGGCTGATGGCGCCGCCTTATCACCATGGGCCGCGATTTCCGGATTCGAGTCTGGCAATCAGCCTGGCAGTGAAGGGCGGAGGGGTTGCGCTGGGCAGGACTGCATTGGTGTATGACCAATTGGAAGACGGCGCGCTGGTTGCGTTGAATAGCCCGGTGATGATGTCGCCAGCGGCCTACTACATCATTTGCAGGAATGGACGACAGTCGGAGCCTGATATCGCTCGACTAATTGATTGGCTCAAGATCCAAGCGGCTGAGTTTCTGGCGGATGTTCGGGTTCGGCATCCGCAAATAGCGGGAGCCGGCGCGGTTTAA
- a CDS encoding LysR family transcriptional regulator produces MQKNITSLGSLNWDDLKFFLEVARTRKASVAAKRLAVDYTTVSRRISSLEVSLGTLLFEKSRTNGFVLTTEGQRLLGYAESIESTLHMACEQVSGSGVALSGHVRMGCTEGFGSFFVTPQLSHFVDTYPAISVDILPLPHFISLSKREADIVIALERPEHGPYVCCKLCDYKLQLYATQEYLDQHPPIRKPADLAEHPFISYVDDLAFSSELLYLANVVPGASASLRSTSVIAQYVAAQQGRSMAILPCFLAAQDPRLLPVLGEQIAITRQFWMYCREDLRKLKRITLLWDYIREVTEQNQGLLMGETREIKFAD; encoded by the coding sequence ATGCAAAAAAACATCACATCATTGGGCTCCCTGAACTGGGACGACCTGAAGTTTTTCCTCGAAGTAGCCCGCACCCGCAAGGCCAGCGTGGCCGCCAAGCGCCTGGCGGTGGACTACACCACCGTGTCGCGGCGCATCAGTTCACTGGAAGTGTCACTCGGCACGCTGCTGTTCGAAAAATCCCGGACCAACGGTTTTGTGCTCACCACCGAGGGCCAGCGTTTGCTGGGCTACGCCGAGTCCATCGAAAGCACCCTGCACATGGCCTGCGAGCAGGTCTCCGGCTCCGGCGTGGCGTTGTCGGGCCATGTGCGCATGGGCTGCACCGAAGGTTTCGGTAGCTTCTTTGTCACCCCGCAGCTCAGCCACTTTGTCGACACCTACCCGGCAATCTCCGTCGACATCCTGCCCCTGCCCCACTTCATCAGCCTGTCCAAGCGCGAAGCCGACATCGTCATCGCCCTGGAACGCCCGGAACACGGGCCCTACGTGTGCTGCAAACTGTGCGACTACAAATTGCAGCTGTACGCGACCCAGGAATACCTCGACCAACACCCGCCCATCCGCAAACCCGCAGATTTGGCCGAGCATCCGTTTATCAGCTATGTGGATGACCTGGCGTTCAGCTCGGAGCTGCTCTACCTGGCCAACGTGGTGCCCGGCGCGAGCGCCAGTTTGCGCAGCACCAGCGTGATCGCGCAGTACGTGGCGGCGCAGCAGGGCCGGTCGATGGCGATATTGCCGTGCTTTTTGGCCGCGCAGGACCCGCGATTGCTGCCGGTGCTGGGGGAGCAGATTGCGATTACGCGGCAGTTCTGGATGTATTGCCGGGAGGATCTGCGCAAGTTGAAACGGATTACGTTGTTGTGGGATTACATCAGGGAGGTGACGGAGCAGAATCAGGGGTTGTTGATGGGGGAAACGCGGGAGATAAAGTTTGCGGATTAA
- a CDS encoding TauD/TfdA family dioxygenase: MNINVSSFRQEASKVRLSKNAFDELLNAQEIIESDTRNGRFDIKPAYVNPLLLPVLSEELHRIRNMIDHESHVLILDGFKVEKLASFKSLVWTFGSLLGVPMVQNHLGHKVIEVYDRGGKSIEDGARYHQTRQGAYVHNDGVSDPLPIDYLILACGQKALLGGESILIDASAVYAELMAFPEILEELKCDFFLRIAACQMRKNCLKHPF; this comes from the coding sequence ATGAACATAAATGTCAGTAGTTTTCGCCAAGAGGCGTCTAAGGTCAGGCTTTCAAAAAACGCTTTTGATGAACTGTTAAATGCGCAAGAAATTATAGAGTCTGATACACGGAATGGTCGATTCGACATTAAGCCCGCCTACGTTAATCCGCTACTGTTGCCCGTTCTGAGTGAGGAACTGCACAGAATACGAAACATGATTGATCATGAAAGCCATGTATTGATACTCGATGGGTTTAAGGTCGAAAAACTTGCCAGTTTCAAATCGCTGGTGTGGACATTCGGTTCTTTACTCGGTGTGCCAATGGTACAGAACCATCTCGGTCACAAGGTAATTGAAGTTTATGACCGCGGCGGTAAAAGCATTGAGGACGGTGCGAGATACCATCAGACCCGTCAAGGTGCCTACGTACACAATGACGGAGTGAGTGACCCGCTACCTATCGATTACTTGATCCTGGCATGCGGACAGAAAGCACTTTTGGGCGGCGAGAGCATCCTCATTGACGCAAGTGCGGTATACGCGGAGTTGATGGCGTTCCCAGAAATATTGGAAGAGCTCAAATGTGATTTCTTTTTGAGAATCGCGGCATGTCAGATGAGGAAAAATTGTTTAAAGCACCCATTCTGA
- a CDS encoding cupin domain-containing protein, translating to MSKPITVLRDTHPLPVLDACKWEKLEGDPHTVNLNAYTSEDGSKIMGTWICTPGKWYVEYVKWEYCHFQEGYCVITPEGMAPIHLRAGDIFVVEPGMKGTWEVVETVRKYFVFA from the coding sequence ATGTCCAAGCCCATCACCGTACTGCGCGACACCCACCCTTTGCCGGTCCTGGATGCCTGTAAATGGGAAAAGCTCGAAGGCGACCCACACACCGTCAACCTCAACGCCTACACCAGCGAAGACGGCAGCAAGATCATGGGCACCTGGATCTGCACACCGGGCAAGTGGTACGTGGAATACGTTAAGTGGGAATACTGCCACTTCCAGGAAGGCTACTGCGTGATCACGCCAGAAGGCATGGCGCCGATTCACCTGCGGGCTGGGGATATCTTCGTGGTGGAACCGGGGATGAAGGGGACGTGGGAAGTGGTCGAGACGGTGCGAAAGTATTTTGTGTTTGCGTGA
- a CDS encoding EamA family transporter, whose translation MDNSDIAITLVLISAFMHATWNAVVRAGSSRFMTLAMVDGTALVICLLALPLVSVPSLEVGGYILVSVVLNTVYRLFLIKAYETGDFGQVYPVMRGVPPVLVALFSYFLLHEQLSLQAFMGVLLICVGIISLTFVRRMTAQMFKPILMAVCAGAFIASYTVVDAKGVRASETVLQYIIYLTVFQSIPIPVLAFSKERSTLVRAIRGHWQVGLLGGVFYLASYGLVLFALSLDAVAKVSALRETSVIIGAIIAALFFHERFGWRRMLSAFVIVCGIILIKVST comes from the coding sequence ATGGACAACTCCGATATCGCGATCACGCTGGTCTTAATCTCTGCCTTTATGCACGCCACGTGGAATGCCGTCGTTCGCGCCGGTAGCAGTCGCTTCATGACCTTGGCCATGGTGGATGGGACCGCGCTAGTGATATGCCTGCTGGCATTGCCGCTTGTCAGTGTGCCGAGCCTGGAGGTAGGGGGCTATATCCTCGTCTCTGTGGTCCTCAATACGGTCTATCGGCTATTTCTGATCAAAGCGTACGAAACGGGTGACTTCGGCCAGGTGTACCCGGTAATGCGCGGGGTGCCGCCCGTATTGGTCGCGCTGTTTTCCTACTTCCTGCTGCATGAGCAGTTGTCACTCCAGGCGTTCATGGGCGTATTGCTCATTTGTGTGGGGATTATCAGCCTGACCTTTGTGCGCAGGATGACGGCGCAGATGTTCAAGCCGATCCTGATGGCGGTGTGCGCCGGGGCGTTTATTGCGTCTTACACGGTGGTGGACGCCAAAGGTGTAAGAGCCAGTGAGACGGTGCTGCAGTACATCATCTACCTGACGGTATTCCAGAGTATTCCGATCCCGGTGCTGGCGTTTTCCAAAGAGCGCTCGACCTTGGTTCGTGCGATACGTGGACACTGGCAAGTCGGGCTGTTAGGGGGTGTTTTTTACCTGGCGTCGTACGGATTGGTGTTGTTTGCGTTGTCGCTGGACGCGGTGGCCAAGGTCTCAGCTCTGCGGGAGACCAGTGTTATTATCGGCGCTATTATTGCCGCGCTGTTCTTTCATGAACGGTTCGGTTGGCGACGGATGCTGTCGGCGTTCGTCATTGTTTGCGGGATCATTTTGATCAAAGTGAGCACCTGA
- the mmsB gene encoding 3-hydroxyisobutyrate dehydrogenase: MKIAFIGLGNMGAPMARNLIKAGHALNLFDLNQAVLKELAELGGSISDSPRDAAQGAELVITMLPAAAHVRAVWLNEDGVLAGIGNGVPAVDCSTIDPQTIRDVAAAAAKQGVTVADAPVSGGTGGAQAGTLTFMVGATPELFATLQPVLAQMGRNIVHCGEVGTGQIAKICNNLLLGISMVGVSEAMALGDALGIDTQVLAGIINSSTGRCWSSDTYNPWPGVIETAPSSRGYTGGFGADLMLKDLGLATEAARQAKQPVILGAVAQQLYQSMSQRGEGGKDFSAIINSYRKPK, translated from the coding sequence ATGAAAATTGCATTTATCGGCTTGGGCAACATGGGCGCGCCCATGGCCCGCAACCTGATCAAGGCCGGCCACGCGCTGAACCTGTTCGACCTGAACCAGGCCGTGCTCAAGGAACTGGCCGAGCTGGGCGGCAGCATCAGCGACTCGCCGCGTGATGCGGCCCAAGGCGCCGAGCTGGTGATCACCATGCTGCCGGCCGCGGCCCACGTTCGCGCTGTCTGGTTGAATGAAGACGGCGTACTCGCCGGTATCGGCAACGGCGTGCCGGCAGTCGATTGCAGCACCATCGACCCACAAACCATCCGCGATGTGGCGGCGGCTGCGGCCAAGCAAGGCGTGACGGTGGCTGACGCGCCTGTCTCCGGCGGCACTGGCGGCGCACAGGCGGGCACCCTGACCTTCATGGTCGGCGCCACCCCGGAACTGTTCGCCACGCTGCAACCGGTGCTGGCGCAAATGGGCCGTAACATCGTGCATTGCGGCGAGGTGGGCACCGGGCAAATCGCCAAAATCTGCAACAACCTGTTGCTGGGTATCAGCATGGTCGGCGTCAGCGAAGCCATGGCGTTGGGCGATGCACTGGGCATCGACACCCAAGTGCTGGCGGGGATCATCAACAGCTCCACCGGGCGCTGCTGGAGTTCCGACACCTACAACCCGTGGCCGGGCGTGATCGAAACTGCGCCGTCATCTCGGGGTTATACCGGTGGGTTTGGTGCCGACCTGATGCTCAAGGACTTGGGCCTGGCCACCGAAGCCGCGCGCCAGGCGAAGCAACCGGTGATTCTGGGCGCTGTGGCCCAGCAGTTGTATCAATCGATGAGCCAGCGCGGGGAAGGCGGCAAGGACTTCTCGGCGATCATCAATAGCTATCGCAAGCCTAAGTAG
- a CDS encoding YfiR family protein, with product MNVAVSPTERSLSWRRMLIVAVLCLLASSTFAQAPSPADSRAQAVTQVVLGILSYARWPVEPAQLRLCIVGPTQYTDDLVKGTTQATGRPVVVQRLLADHPDIVNACDAVYIGKLTGDERSRLFTSLIGHPVLSISEGGDQCTVGSLFCLRVADEQVSFEVNLDSVARSGVRIHPSVLQLSRRRAPAS from the coding sequence ATGAACGTGGCTGTCTCGCCCACAGAGCGTAGTTTGAGCTGGAGACGCATGCTAATCGTGGCGGTTCTGTGCCTGCTCGCCTCCAGCACTTTTGCCCAGGCACCCAGCCCTGCCGACTCCCGCGCCCAGGCGGTGACCCAGGTAGTCTTGGGTATTCTCAGTTATGCGCGGTGGCCGGTGGAGCCTGCGCAACTGCGCCTGTGCATCGTCGGGCCGACTCAGTACACCGACGACCTGGTCAAAGGCACCACCCAGGCCACAGGGCGCCCAGTAGTCGTACAACGCCTGCTGGCGGACCACCCCGATATCGTCAATGCCTGTGACGCCGTGTACATCGGCAAACTCACCGGCGATGAACGCAGCCGCCTGTTCACCTCGTTGATCGGCCACCCGGTGCTCAGCATCAGCGAAGGTGGCGACCAGTGCACCGTGGGCAGCTTGTTCTGCCTGCGCGTGGCCGATGAGCAGGTATCGTTCGAGGTCAACCTCGACTCGGTGGCGCGCAGCGGTGTGCGCATTCACCCGAGCGTGTTGCAACTGTCCCGCCGTCGGGCGCCTGCGTCATGA
- a CDS encoding DUF3077 domain-containing protein encodes MSKIVPDPPLSSITTLGVVTFGDYGENQKPLFRVNSGMPIEQALEHASTLLFYSKKLAMEAAMDVRGEQYAWAAHYLCEMGKAVVDDLTQAMTPSG; translated from the coding sequence ATGTCCAAAATCGTCCCCGACCCACCGCTTTCCTCCATCACCACCCTCGGCGTTGTCACCTTCGGCGATTACGGCGAAAACCAAAAACCGCTGTTCCGCGTCAATTCCGGCATGCCGATCGAGCAAGCCCTGGAACACGCCTCCACCCTGCTCTTCTACTCCAAGAAACTCGCGATGGAAGCCGCCATGGATGTGCGCGGCGAGCAATACGCGTGGGCTGCGCACTACTTGTGTGAGATGGGCAAGGCGGTGGTGGATGACCTGACCCAAGCGATGACGCCCAGCGGTTAA